The Nitrososphaerota archaeon genome has a segment encoding these proteins:
- a CDS encoding MFS transporter codes for MEKQRTQERTTLFVLSTIIFILYASQVQFRPIFPHYVELRGGGEAAVGLAIFLNWLAQAILAIPSGSLSDKIGRKATTIIGAAIAAAGLFFLPIASTVILIMLFYFIAGMGQGAYSTATAAYPVDLARSGQAGRAIGWSQVGRQSALSFGPAIGGILATFSDFNTVFLASALMAVAAVVLSWAKLPDLRPQKPAIKTKYSFIDALSNPIILGAVIATFSLQFSNSAFLSFLPLYARQLPFAIIGLIFTVHGLMNVVGRPVVGELSARISRKVFAISLGLGFGTSGMLILSLSSSFEVLIASAILVGLSTGIGIVLLLAIVAEQAPPEKRGFVIGFQNTAIYLGLGTGSAIEGIVIENFGYAIAFQSSALLTLTGLIVFAVLSSLKRLYGSKIS; via the coding sequence ATGGAGAAGCAGCGGACACAGGAACGGACAACGCTTTTCGTCTTATCAACCATAATCTTCATACTCTACGCTTCTCAAGTGCAGTTTAGGCCGATATTCCCGCATTATGTAGAATTGAGAGGGGGAGGCGAGGCTGCCGTTGGCTTGGCAATATTTCTGAACTGGCTCGCTCAGGCCATTCTGGCAATACCTTCAGGCTCGTTGTCAGACAAAATTGGAAGAAAGGCAACTACGATTATAGGCGCAGCAATAGCTGCTGCAGGACTATTCTTTCTGCCCATAGCATCGACAGTGATCCTGATCATGCTGTTTTACTTTATTGCAGGAATGGGGCAGGGAGCGTACAGCACAGCAACTGCAGCTTACCCGGTTGATTTAGCCCGATCAGGGCAGGCGGGAAGAGCTATAGGCTGGAGCCAAGTTGGAAGGCAGAGCGCTTTGTCCTTCGGGCCTGCAATCGGTGGAATCCTTGCCACTTTTTCAGATTTCAATACGGTTTTCCTTGCATCTGCTCTGATGGCTGTAGCTGCAGTCGTCTTATCTTGGGCTAAATTGCCTGACCTGCGACCGCAAAAACCAGCGATAAAAACGAAATACAGTTTCATTGATGCATTGTCAAATCCAATAATTCTTGGCGCCGTAATAGCAACGTTTTCGCTTCAATTCTCGAATAGCGCGTTTCTATCCTTCTTGCCCCTTTATGCAAGGCAGCTGCCATTTGCAATAATCGGATTGATATTCACTGTGCACGGACTGATGAATGTCGTTGGGAGGCCTGTTGTTGGAGAACTCTCTGCAAGGATCAGCAGGAAGGTCTTCGCTATTTCGTTAGGGTTGGGCTTTGGAACTTCTGGCATGCTTATCCTTAGCTTATCATCTTCGTTTGAGGTTCTAATAGCGTCTGCAATTCTCGTTGGATTATCAACTGGGATAGGGATAGTTCTGCTATTAGCAATAGTTGCGGAGCAGGCTCCTCCAGAGAAGAGGGGATTTGTCATAGGTTTCCAAAATACCGCGATCTACTTGGGCCTGGGAACGGGCTCTGCAATAGAAGGTATCGTGATAGAGAACTTTGGCTATGCTATAGCATTCCAGTCTTCCGCTCTGCTGACATTGACAGGGCTAATCGTCTTTGCTGTTCTGTCTTCGCTAAAGAGGCTTTATGGTTCGAAAATCAGCTAG
- the dph2 gene encoding diphthamide biosynthesis enzyme Dph2, translating into MLKIDHERIYQEIERRKPRAVALSAPDALLPKTEEIATKIMEKYGINAFVMGDACYGTCDTSDGEIGKLEADLAFNIGHTVSFEKLGTQTILIDAFDDAKFDGVLEDSLAILKQYKRIGLTTFSQHLHELAKAKEFYERHGFEVIVGKGKGQLKDGQIFGCEFYPVYYTKDRADAFLLLGQSNFHAIGVALSSNKPTYMLDPYSNEVIDVQQLANERLKKSILAVYKARDAERFGLIVGLRDGQSMLHQTLALKKKLEDHGKKVELIALRDITSERLAQLRRVDAFIQTACPRISVDGYTFDRPVLSVPQAEALVRVLEGKDPGEFLVRANWL; encoded by the coding sequence ATGCTGAAAATTGATCATGAAAGAATCTATCAGGAGATAGAACGGAGGAAGCCCAGAGCAGTGGCACTCTCAGCACCAGATGCCCTGCTGCCTAAAACAGAGGAGATCGCTACAAAGATTATGGAAAAATACGGGATAAACGCGTTCGTAATGGGCGATGCCTGTTATGGAACATGCGATACCAGCGACGGCGAAATAGGCAAGCTTGAAGCTGACCTTGCTTTCAATATCGGCCATACAGTATCATTCGAGAAACTAGGCACGCAGACTATACTCATAGACGCCTTTGATGACGCAAAATTCGATGGAGTACTTGAAGACTCTCTTGCTATTCTAAAGCAGTACAAGCGGATAGGCTTGACGACATTCAGCCAACACCTACATGAACTTGCGAAGGCTAAAGAATTCTATGAAAGACATGGATTTGAAGTTATAGTGGGGAAAGGCAAAGGCCAGCTGAAGGATGGGCAGATTTTTGGCTGTGAATTTTACCCAGTCTATTATACAAAGGACCGAGCTGATGCCTTCCTTCTATTGGGGCAGAGCAACTTCCATGCTATTGGCGTTGCTTTATCCTCTAACAAGCCGACTTACATGCTCGATCCATATTCCAATGAGGTGATAGATGTTCAGCAGCTTGCAAACGAGAGGCTGAAAAAGTCCATACTTGCAGTGTACAAGGCAAGGGATGCGGAGAGGTTCGGACTGATCGTCGGATTAAGGGATGGCCAGTCGATGTTGCACCAGACTCTTGCTTTGAAGAAGAAACTTGAGGATCATGGCAAGAAGGTTGAACTAATAGCGTTGAGGGATATTACAAGCGAAAGGTTAGCCCAGCTAAGGAGAGTTGATGCTTTCATACAGACCGCATGCCCGAGAATTTCTGTAGACGGATACACCTTTGACAGGCCTGTATTATCCGTTCCACAAGCTGAAGCACTTGTCAGGGTTCTGGAGGGTAAAGATCCTGGCGAGTTTCTGGTAAGGGCAAACTGGCTGTAA
- a CDS encoding transcriptional regulator, with protein sequence MPSYRTQLRIIADVLKTARDKHQAEGISINVLLRGGNMPYVRLKALIANLIQHNLLEEMVHEKGKRYRISLKGYEFLQTYSRFEEFTRSFGLEL encoded by the coding sequence ATGCCGAGCTATAGGACACAGCTAAGGATCATAGCTGACGTTCTGAAGACGGCTAGGGATAAACATCAAGCTGAAGGAATAAGCATCAATGTACTTCTCAGAGGAGGCAACATGCCCTATGTACGGCTGAAGGCTCTTATCGCGAACTTGATACAGCACAATTTACTTGAAGAAATGGTTCATGAAAAGGGCAAGAGGTATAGAATAAGCCTCAAAGGCTATGAATTTCTGCAGACATATTCCCGCTTTGAAGAGTTTACAAGGTCCTTCGGATTGGAACTGTAA
- a CDS encoding nuclear transport factor 2 family protein codes for MSAKSEEERIKATIYAAFEAGKNRNFGVLSRIHLNDERFSKFGENPPYEIQGVRDALALEEIAFASLSGYDYEVQNLKIILIDKVAIATFVLNYSGILVDNTTFEGRAIKVRSRVTFVLIKSASDWLIIHEHLSQIPNKYG; via the coding sequence ATGAGTGCCAAGAGTGAAGAGGAGAGGATAAAGGCCACAATTTATGCGGCGTTCGAAGCAGGAAAGAACAGGAATTTCGGAGTACTGTCGAGGATACACCTTAATGACGAAAGGTTCAGCAAATTCGGAGAAAACCCTCCATATGAAATTCAGGGCGTTCGTGATGCTCTGGCGCTGGAGGAGATAGCCTTTGCGAGCCTATCTGGATACGATTACGAAGTTCAAAATCTTAAAATCATCTTAATCGACAAAGTCGCTATAGCTACTTTTGTCTTGAACTATAGCGGGATACTGGTCGATAACACAACATTCGAGGGAAGAGCCATCAAAGTAAGATCAAGAGTAACCTTTGTTCTGATCAAGAGCGCTTCAGACTGGCTCATAATCCATGAGCACCTTTCACAAATTCCTAATAAATACGGTTAG
- a CDS encoding potassium-transporting ATPase subunit C, whose translation MKTEFGIAIRTASLMLLITGVAYPLILVAIGQIVFPYQANGSLVQIEGRTVGSELIGQDFKSPKFFHSRTPVESASGLDPHITPHNAFSQIANVSRATGIPEDELRKTVDAEIQRNKIANLEVFAEEHVNVLRLNLELMKKYPQIYAEFLSRQG comes from the coding sequence ATGAAGACCGAATTTGGTATAGCAATAAGGACGGCTTCGCTTATGCTTCTGATAACTGGAGTCGCCTATCCTTTGATATTGGTTGCAATAGGTCAGATAGTATTTCCTTATCAAGCTAATGGCAGTTTGGTACAGATAGAAGGTAGAACTGTTGGCTCGGAACTTATTGGGCAGGACTTCAAGTCTCCAAAGTTCTTCCACAGCAGAACTCCAGTCGAGTCTGCATCAGGTCTAGATCCTCATATTACGCCGCATAATGCATTTTCCCAGATTGCAAATGTCAGCAGGGCAACAGGTATACCTGAAGATGAGCTGAGAAAGACTGTAGACGCTGAGATTCAAAGGAACAAGATCGCCAATCTGGAGGTCTTTGCGGAAGAGCATGTTAACGTATTAAGGCTCAATCTTGAATTGATGAAGAAATACCCGCAGATATATGCAGAGTTTTTGAGTAGACAGGGCTGA
- a CDS encoding NUDIX domain-containing protein, whose product MKFCPECRGELTRKVVEGKERVACSNCDFVVWGNPVPVAAAIIEYDGGIVLVRPRAKPAVWALPAGYVEDGENAEQAAVREVKEETNLDVKINRVVGTYSIKRPSKALIYIALSAETVGGALKAGDDALEASTFPIYQAVEKVKETTSGKALKSYLTFHRLEVQKI is encoded by the coding sequence ATGAAATTCTGTCCCGAATGCAGAGGCGAGCTTACAAGGAAGGTGGTTGAGGGGAAGGAGAGGGTAGCGTGCTCGAACTGCGACTTTGTAGTATGGGGCAACCCGGTACCAGTTGCAGCTGCTATCATTGAATACGATGGCGGGATAGTCCTGGTAAGGCCTAGGGCCAAGCCTGCAGTATGGGCTCTCCCTGCGGGCTATGTTGAAGATGGAGAAAACGCAGAGCAGGCAGCTGTGAGGGAAGTTAAGGAGGAAACAAACTTGGATGTCAAGATAAACAGGGTCGTTGGGACGTATTCGATTAAAAGGCCCAGCAAGGCTCTAATCTATATCGCGCTTTCAGCAGAAACTGTAGGAGGGGCACTCAAGGCTGGGGACGACGCTCTGGAAGCATCAACTTTTCCAATTTATCAGGCGGTAGAGAAGGTTAAGGAAACAACATCTGGCAAAGCGCTCAAAAGTTATCTTACATTTCACAGATTAGAAGTGCAGAAGATCTGA